Proteins from a single region of Apium graveolens cultivar Ventura chromosome 7, ASM990537v1, whole genome shotgun sequence:
- the LOC141674111 gene encoding uncharacterized protein LOC141674111, with the protein MLIKIPDQYIIHTSGDLFQKLFEVTYPDFLQNISSHEYLRSRAILTPTNIVVDEINIQLLEKIPGILFTYLSQDSIDDTGDDDNDFRSAFPVEYLNSINMSCIPKHELKLKVGVVVMLMRNLNQIMGLCNGTRMIVKSCRKNIIECEILCGSHVGTKHLIPRIEIIPSDTNWPFEFKRVQFPIQICYAMTINKSQGQSLDTVGLYLPRAAFSHGHICVTISRVTRLEGLHILIASDDGRSTNIKNNVVFEEEFYNLPSVDN; encoded by the coding sequence ATGTTAATAAAGATTCCTGATCAATATATCATTCATACGTCTGGAGATCTTTTCCAGAAGCTTTTTGAGGTGACATACCCAGATTTTCTACAGAATATCTCTTCACATGAATACCTCAGGTCAAGGGCTATACTAACACCTACTAATATCGTGGTGGATGAAATTAATATACAGCTCCTTGAAAAAATTCCAGGTATTTTGTTTACGTACCTCAGTCAGGATTCAATCGATGATACTGGTGATGATGATAACGATTTCAGGTCTGCATTTCCAGTTGAGTATCTAAACTCTATAAATATGTCTTGCATTCCTAAGCATGAGTTAAAATTGAAGGTAGGAGTGGTCGTCATGCTTATGAGAAACTTAAACCAGATTATGGGATTATGCAATGGTACAAGAATGATTGTCAAATCATGTAGAAAGAACATTATTGAATGTGAGATACTGTGTGGGTCTCATGTTGGAACCAAACATCTTATTCCAAGAATCGAGATAATTCCAAGTGACACAAACTGGCCCTTTGAATTTAAACGTGTTCAGTTTCCAATTCAGATATGTTATGCCATGACAATTAACAAAAGTCAGGGACAATCACTTGATACGGTTGGGCTTTACCTTCCTAGAGCAGCTTTCTCACACGGACATATTTGTGTTACGATTTCTAGAGTTACACGTCTTGAAGGCCTCCATATTCTCATAGCTAGTG